In Mycteria americana isolate JAX WOST 10 ecotype Jacksonville Zoo and Gardens chromosome Z, USCA_MyAme_1.0, whole genome shotgun sequence, the sequence CTCTGACACTCTGCCCCCACCCTCCTCAAATTGAGATGCTTAGGGCATCCAGCATGAAGCTCTTCAACTAGAAGACAAGTTTTTTCTCCAGCCATCCACCCAAAGGGTAAACGTAGAGCTTCAGAGAGATTCTTTGTCAATCTGTACCTTAGTGGACCACACTTGGCAGTTAAGCTGCATGTCTAAGGCAGTAGAAACAAGGGAGCAATAACCCTGTCCTCTGAATGTTTCAGCTTTATGAAGTGAACTGTGGCAAAGAGAAGTCAGCtgactttctgaaacaaaaatgtgataGCTGTATTTGGCTTCAGAATATGAATTAAATAGTAGTTTTTAGCTGTAGAGCTCAGTGTTTTGCCAAGATGATGAGTACCAAAATTGCATTGTTTTAAGTCAGGGTGGTGAAAGCTCTGGGAGCTGAGATTTCATAGTTACCTCTGTTCCTTCCTCACgaaagcactgcagagctctgctttctcaGAGCCTTTGGACAGTGCTTCAGCCTTTATGTCCCATAAGACAAAATACTACAATTTGTCCACTAGATCTTGTTTATAGCTCCTTGATGCTACAAAATATTAAATCATCAGGCTTAAGTAGCTCTGCATTCTGGCAGGTGGAAATACACCGTGAAGAAGGAAGCAATCACACTTGAAGTTCATAAGATACAGGCTTCTGGCTTGTTACAGTGGTGATTTACCCTGAGTTATGTGGTAAATCTGAAAAACggaataaatataaaatcataTTGTCAgggtcactttttaaaaaaaatgggttttttcctcatgtttttcttACCAAACTAAAATACGCTTACATTGTTcaggaaggggggagagagggggctgatttcctggatttttttaacATCAATCTGTTAcagaatattataaaaatattttgggctttttgttttgtttttttacagacAAGAGGTGCTGCATTTTTCATCATAGGTGTTATCTGCTTACTACTTTTTGATAATGACGACCTCATGGCTAAAATAGCAGAACATCGTATCCTTCCTTGCTATGTCTAAGAGCAAGTGCCTGTTACTACTGGAGCAGAGAGAATGTGAAGTTGAATGCACTGAATTaaatatgcttgctttttttttagaagaatctTAGCTTTCAAGAATATTACAGCGTAAGATTTTACTTTCACATCTAAATACTAATATTTACAGCTGAATGAATGGCATTGCTTACTTTGTTGATAACTTAAAACACAGCTATAGATTTTAAGTTGTAGTTAAAGGCTCCCTGCCCATTTGTACATATCAGGCCACTTAGGATTGCTAGAAGCTTTTTTGAtcagctctcattttttttttttagaaattctaGACATAATGGCTGGAGCCTAAGTGTGTGCAGTAAATGGTTGACAGCCTGGCTGTTAGTCTTTTGGGTGTATCCAAAAAGATTGTTTCGTGCTTTTGCAAACGTGGTAATCTCAGTTCATCTGCTAAGCTGAAAAGTGATGTGAAATAGCCTGCAGTAGCTCCAATGACAATGGACTTCAAACTGCAAGTGGAAGCTAGCTAATGTTCTTTCAAAGACACTGAGTTAATTGGAAGTGATTTTGAAGTCAGTTTTCAACAGGTCTTCTCATCATAGTGAAGTGTACTGGCAAAAAGCGGTACATCTGAGGATGggcagtaaaaacaaacaaggtgAAAGTAAACTTGCTCAAAGAAGGATGAAAACATGGAATTACAGATGCAAATGGTATATTCAGGAATAGTATTGATTAATCTACTGAGTTTTCAGTGAGTAAATTCATTGTTGAAGTGCCCTCTAGTAGTTTTCCCAAAAGctatcattattttaatttttgctggATTGTGCTTGTCAATTACTCTTTGTTTTCTaaagtttaaatatttagaaactggACAGATATAGGTCATACTTTAGACACCTCACTGTTGTAGTGCTTTTAGTGAAAATCAATctaatttttaatgctgttgaGTATATTTTTTGAAGTCTGGTTGCCAAAATTAACATAAATCCTGTATCATGACTACTGTGCAGTATTTAACAGTGCCTATgttctcatgttttaaaatactcttttttttttttcttccaaatacttttaactatttattttctgtggaaatattttcatctttcctaAATTTTAAGGATCTGACGAACCTTAAATCTCAGTTTGCTTACTTCTGCTTCCCGTGGTCTTCTGCTACATCTACCTgttctttggtttaaaaaaaaaaaatcaaatgaaactcttccttaatttttttttttatttagctgagGGGCATCATGACAGTGCTCTTACCCATGTTCTGTATACAATCATTGCTTTCCTGGGTGTTGCGGATCACAAGGTAAAGAACTTGTATTTTAGTAGGTTAATACTTATCTAAGTTTTGTAGGTAAGAATTTCGCCAGCTCTGAGCTAATCCAAGCCTAAATCAACAGCAAAAAGTTCACCATCCCCACCCCATATCAGAACTGAACTAGTACTGTAATCTTTCCATCTTGATTGAGTGTGAATAGCTTCAATACAGCAGGCCAAACCATACAATATTCAACTTGTATAGCTGATAAGGACTTTGCTGTAATGCATAACCTAAAAAGTCTCATCAAAATTATCATGAAGTACTCCATGTCATCAGTGTTCTGGATATTCATAATGCTTTGCATGCAGTATGTTTCTTGCTTACTTTTGGGGGTCTCTGTTTTGTTGCTGCTTCTTTATCTTTCCCCAGTTGTTCCTTTACATTAGATGCTTGTATTTGAGGACACAGATTCTGGTACTTCTCAGTAGTATAGTCCCATTATAATGGGTAGCATGCATAACTGAGTTTCAAAATCTTACTGTATGGGATTGACCTGGCTGATTGAATTGTTCTGTTAGCTTAGTCTTGTTGCTAAAGTGACTGCACTGAGgactaaaacaggaaaaaaaatatatggagcAGCTGAGAaagtattaatataaaaataaatcagatgttAGAGAGACCGGTTAACTGTGTGCAAAGCAAGTGTGATCTAAGGGAGATGAGATGCTGTGTGTGTATCTTGTGGTTCATTTATAGAACAATTTTGTTGAAAGATTGttctgttgaaagaaaatattgtgaAGAAATACAGTATGGTGCAATTAAAGGTAAGTGAATGAAAAGGTTATGAAAGGATTAGAGGCCACGGTGACATGACACTTTTGGGTTTATGTATACTTTCAACACTTTTTTAATAATAGAAGATGGGAAACcctgttttgtgtggtttttctttttcctcctatgCTGTTTGCTACCAATTCACTGCTGTTGTATGCTAATTAACACTATTGAGAGTTCTAAACTTCAAGTCATATGAGGCTGTTGTGAATAGTGCTGAGGTACAACCATGCATGCTATATTACTGTTTCTAACTAGAGTAACAATTAGAGGAAATATCCTGTCTTTGGCTTTTCTGGTAAGTTAAGGAAAGCATATTAGTCTTTTTTCATGTGAGAGTCACTTTGTTTGGAGTGAGGTATTTGGCTCTCAAGAGATGCTAAGGGGATCCCTCTATGTTTCCAGGGAGGAGTACTGCTTCTGGTACTGGCATTGTGCTGTAAAGTTGGTTTTCACATGGCTTCCCGAAAACTGTCTGTAGATGTAGGTGGAGCCAAGCGTCTTCAAGCTTTGTCTCATCTTGTTTCCGTCCTTCTGTTGTGCCCATGGGTCATTGTTCTCTCTCTGACAACAGAGGTAAGATAGCaggtataaaaataaatcattttttgtAATGCTTCTGCTTGTGAAGTGCAatttaaatctttcctttaaaGTATCTTTGAAATTACCAAagttgccatttttatttttctagtaagCGCTGTTTGAAatttttccttaacattttcaTGTATATCTGCATGATACCTTAATTTCCTCTTTTGTGTGATAACTTTATTTCATCTTTCTGGCTCAGGTATTATATCCTGGATTCATATACTAACATTGCACAAGTATTAACAACTGTATAAATACAGGTCTCTCTTATTCCTCAGGAGTAGATATTGTAATTTAAAGATGTGTTTGTTATGCCTGCATGCTTAGGGAGAGTAGACCATTGCAAACATGGCATTGCATATGGCATTGCTTTTAAACAcatggaattatttaaaataaggtaCTGTAGTGCGTACTAGATACATGTATCTTTCTATAGCTGGAATGTTGGGTTCATATGATAAATTGAAAGTATAGAAGTATTTATGTTCTGATGGATAGCTGAAAACATTTGTAATGAAAGTGAACTAGGTTTAATGCTGTGTATACAATCACGTCTAATGGTGAACAATCCTGtttgaaatgtactttttgtTGCAGAGTAAAGTAGAGTCTTGGTCTTCTCTCATCATGCCTTTCATAACAGTCATCTTCTTTGTTGTGATCCTGGATTTCTACGTGGAGTCCATATGCTCTGTCAAGATGGAAGCTTCCACATGTGCTCGATACGGGtcctttcttattttcattaGTGCACTACTTTTTGGCAACTTTTGGACACATCCAATAACAGACCAGCTTCGAGCTATGAACAAGCCACCACACCATGAAAGCACAGAGCATGTTCTTTCTGGAGGGGTGGTAGTGAGTGCTGTCTTCTTCATTTTATGTACgtatttgtatttatcttttaacAAATCTATTGTCTGTGTGACTGGGAAGCCAATCAGAAAATGGATGTGTGCAGAATTCTTTTGGATGAGCTTTTATGGATTCTTTTGAATAAAAAGGGCCTGTAACTTTGTGCTCCTTTACTGTCTGTctacaaaaaaatgaatgttataGATCTGTTCTGTTGTGGAAGTGATGATCTAATCTTACATAGCAATGAAATCTAATGATAACCCTCAAGATGAAGTTGACAATCAGTTTGCTGCCTGCAAATATAATGTAAGCTTTGATTGCTGATAAAACACATTATAAAATAGCTGTGAAGCttagaaacagcaacaaaaacttcAATACTTTCCTTGCAGCTGCCAATATCCTGTCCTCCCCCTCCAGGAAAGGGCAGAAGGGTACCCTTATTGGCTATTCCCCTGAAGGCACTCCTCTCTATAACTTCATGGGTGATGCATTACAGCAGAGCTCACAGTCGTTACCCAGGTTTATTAAGGAGTCACTGAAACAAATCCTTGAGGAGTATGATTCTAGGCAGATCTTCTATTTCTTGTGCCTAAATCTGGTAAGtgcatgttttggggtttttttcttcaaaccaaATCATAGTAGTACGTAGTACAGTAAGAAGAGTTATTCTTTAAAAGGTTCCCAtgattgattgtttttaaagtgaCCCTTGATAGAGTAGTTTCATTAGATGGAATGTGAAAATAGAAGATTCTTGTGCTAATCTTACAGTAAGTGGCAGGTCACTTTGATTTGTTGTCACAGTGTGGCGCTGGTTCTATGTGTAATTATTATACCAGTAAGTAAATACTTATCTGATGGTACATTTAAGATCGAGGTATCTCAATGTTACCAGCAGATAAGCTGAAACTAATAAGGCCTTCAAGAATGGGGACAACAAAATAGCGAGTGTGGGATTGAGTAGTGTCATTTTGGAGTAGACTGGTTTTATTTCTAGCTTCTCTGTTTCTCGAATAGGAAAGGGTCATGCTATAAGCAAGACTGATAGAACCTCATTTGCAGAGGTCTCTCTTCATTCTTTGGCAATTATTCAAGAAAATGGGAGAAACTGGAAGTATCCATGATAACTTTAAGGAATTCCATTATGGAATATGAAAGATGGGAAAGAATTTTTATAGGCAGACCAGTTAATAACAGTAAATCGTACAGGGAAAAtgtgtatattaaaaatgtttcctcatgtACCCTTCTCAAAACTAATTCACAAGATTCAAACAGTAATTaattggtgaagaaattttttacagaaCAGATACATAGACAGCATTGCTTTTAGACTAATGTTAGGTCAGGTCTGAGTTGTTACATTGTTTACTGGCAAAATGCTTAAAACTTCGTCTGCACGATGttagtttaaaattataaatgaaGACTTAAATCTACTCCTGTAGAAGGGTTGTTTTCTTAGGTCTAAGACTTTTGGGAAGATTCAAAAATATCTCTTCATAGACTTGCAATGTAtctcttgcttttgtttcattggaggagagagaaaatggtCTAGAAATACTTTGAACAATACCTTTGAAACCTATCAAGTGTCCTATGAAAAGAGTTTCCTGCTAGCTACCAAGACATTAAATTACAAGTTAATGTTCAAGGAAAAATTCAAACTCTCTGTCGTTTTAGGCTTTCACTTTTGTGGAGCTTTTTTATGGAGTATGGACCAATAGCCTTGGTCTTATTTCTGATGGATTTCACATGCTTTTTGATTGCTCTGCGTTAGTGATGGGGCTTTTTGCAGCTCTGATGACACGATGGAAAGCAACTCGCATATTTTCCTACGGGTATGTATATTAGGTTCTTTAAGGACTATCTGAAAACTGTTCTACTTGCCTGTTTTCAAAATGCCTTGCTCTAAAGATATGTTCGGGATGTTTTAATGGTGCAtgcttctgtgggttttttgctatgtctcttttctgttccatttgtGTTCATGCTATTCCCCTCTTACCCCAGCAAAAAAGTgtctgaaatgtaattttcatttatcTCTACAAATAAAACTTTATCACTGTGAATATTATGTAGAAATTGCCTCAGtctatatgtgtatgtatatcaaacaaaaatatatgttgaAAGTCAGTGTTTATATGAGGATTTCAGTTGTGCTGACATGATCAAAATGTGTATGGTTAAATTGCACAGCAGTTTAGCAATTTGAAGCTCTGAATGTgcagtatatataaaaaagtacTTACATTATTATAGCTTTATACTGTTGGTGTTTGGACACTTGCAAACTGGCTACCTCTTGGTCAGAAATAAATAACTCAGAAATTAAGGCATGGTTTTGTGgcattgaggaaaaaaatcaaagcaatctTAATGCTGTGTTAAATGTATTATAACTTTATTATAACTTTGAAATTTGTTCTTCACTCTCAAAAGTACATATGTTTGCTTTCAGGTATGGACGTGTAGAAATTCTCTCTGGATTTATTAACGGCCTCTTTCTGATGGTAATTGCTTTCTTTGTCTTCATGGAATCGGTGGCCAGACTGGTGGATCCTCCAGACATAGATACAAATATGCTAACTGTAAGTTTTGTCATTCTGTTTTAATGTTGTTTGGAGGTAATGGTTCATTTATGTttgtcataattaaaaaaaaaaagaagttgagaCTAAAGCTGTATACACAAGAGATCTAAACTGTGCCTTGACTTAAcatattctaattttaaaatccaaactaaatctagttttaaaatgctaaaatatataGGGatgaatataatttaattataacatttaaatttattttttttctaagatgttACAGCTCTAATCTTTTTAGATGGTGGTCTTTCTATAATAAAAGATCCTAAGCAAATAATCTGTACAAGACTAAATTTGGTTCTGCTGTTATGTATACCAATGTCAATTATTACGGAAAAGATTTTGTATTAATCTCTGAGAAACCTCAAAAATCAGCGAGAATTCATAACATTATGCTGAGTGTGTTACTATGGCATAAACAATCATGAAGCTCTGTGTAGCTAATCTTAACTACACCTGTGTCTCTCTACCTTCCACAGCCTCATTATGGGCTCCCCACTTAAATTTTCAAGCTTCCATCCCTTTCTTTCAAATGCAGTAGTTCATTttattcaaactatttttttttattatggagTTCTGCAAATCCAAGCCTTCATTTATCATATTTCCAGCTTCACTTGTTttctctcatacacacacacacgaattGTGCTGTCCTGTTCTCTTCAGTAACgaagagaaagatttttatgTAGGCATTGCTGGAATTGCTGGAATCGTggcctgatttttattttttttcttcttaatcttcAATATTTGCTCCATTTTTACTACTGATTTTGTTTCTTGGGAGTGGGAGGGGTTACCCCCCCTACATGAGCACAGTCTGCATAGCCAAGGAAAGGTCTAATAACCCCCAAGTAGGACTTGCTTAACTCCTTTATTAGCTGGAATTAGCTGGAATTACTCTTACACTTTGCTAGTTTTTCAAAAGAAGAGTAGAAAAATAGGCAATGTGACCAATAAAGCAGTAGTTGCTGTCTTCAGTTAAGTACAATTTTAGATGAGTGTACGTCTCCTAGATACAATATAGAATTGGGTTTTTTGCCAGTGAAAGCAAAGCTTGTATTCAAACCACTTTATCTCTTTttgaaagtaaacaaa encodes:
- the SLC30A5 gene encoding proton-coupled zinc antiporter SLC30A5 isoform X2; amino-acid sequence: MVLFQKPFSSGKVVTKRQWIKICKHAVVGCIISLLWFFGLTLCGPLRTLLLFEHSDVVVLSLLSVLFTSSGGGPAKTRGAAFFIIGVICLLLFDNDDLMAKIAEHPEGHHDSALTHVLYTIIAFLGVADHKGGVLLLVLALCCKVGFHMASRKLSVDVGGAKRLQALSHLVSVLLLCPWVIVLSLTTESKVESWSSLIMPFITVIFFVVILDFYVESICSVKMEASTCARYGSFLIFISALLFGNFWTHPITDQLRAMNKPPHHESTEHVLSGGVVVSAVFFILSANILSSPSRKGQKGTLIGYSPEGTPLYNFMGDALQQSSQSLPRFIKESLKQILEEYDSRQIFYFLCLNLAFTFVELFYGVWTNSLGLISDGFHMLFDCSALVMGLFAALMTRWKATRIFSYGYGRVEILSGFINGLFLMVIAFFVFMESVARLVDPPDIDTNMLTPVSVGGLIVNLVGICAFSHAHSHGASRGGCHSHDHSHSHHGHSHSHGHGHSHTDHGHSHGHSHGSSGGGMNTNMRGVFLHVLADTLGSVGVIVSTIFIQQFGWLIADPLCSLFIATLIFLSVIPLLKDACQVLLLRLPPEQEKDLHTALEKIQKIEGVISYRDPHFWCHSASVVAGTIHVQVVSDVMEQRIVQQVTAILKDAGVNNLTVQVEKEAYFQHMSGLSTGFQDVLAMTQQLESMKYYKDGTYIM